The genomic interval ATGGATATGCAATTTGGGAGAAAATGCAGGCTGAGCTAGATCGTATGTTCAAGGAAACTGGGCACGAAAATGCTTATTTCCCACTTTTTGTTCCTAAAAGCTTATTTGAAGCAGAGGAGAAAAACGCAGAAGGCTTTGCAAAAGAGTGCGCTGTTGTTACTCATTATAGACTCAAGACAGATCCTGAAAATCCAGCAAAACTAATTGTAGATCCTAATGCTAAGCTTGAAGAGGAGCTTATCGTAAGACCTACAAGTGAAGCGATTATCTGGAATACTTATAAAGGATGGATACAATCTTATCGCGACCTACCACTTCTCATTAACCAATGGGCTAATGTCGTACGATGGGAAATGCGTACACGCTTGTTTCTGAGAACAGCTGAGTTTCTTTGGCAAGAAGGCCACACTGCACATGCAACGAAACAAGAGGCCATAGAGGAAGCAGAGCTAATGAATGATGTATACGCAAAGTTTGCTGAAAATTTTCTAGCAGTACCCGTCATAAAAGGAATAAAAACAGAAAGTGAGAGATTTGCTGGAGCAGACGAAACTTATTGTATCGAAGCTCTAATGCAAGACGGAAAAGCACTCCAAGCTGGAACCTCTCATTTTTTAGGTCAAAATTTTGCAAAAGCATTTGATGTTAAGTTTACCAGTAATCAAGGTAAGCAGGAATTTGTATGGGCTACCTCCTGGGGAGTATCCACAAGACTAATGGGAGCTCTTATTATGACGCATAGTGATGATCAAGGCCTAGTCCTACCACCCAACCTTGCTCCTTTTCAAGTAGTTATTGTACCTATATATAAAAACCAAGAGCAACTTGACGCCATCTCTCAAGTTGCAAATGAAATTATAAAAGACCTTAAACTGCACGGAGTTACTGTAAAATTTGACAATAGAGACACCCATAAACCAGGCTGGAAATTTAACGAGTATGAATTAAAAGGCGTTCCGCTTCGTATTGGGATTGGGCCAAAAGACTTAGAAAAAAGAACTGTAGAACTCGCGAGACGCGACACACTCACTAAGGAGTTTATTGCAAAAGAAGACGTAGCCACAACCGTTGTATCCTTATTAAAAGAAATACAAGAAAATTTATACAATAAAGCCAAAGAATACCGTGACAGCCATACCACAGTTGTAAACGATTTTGAAACCTTTAAAAATGTTTTAGAAAATAAAGGAGGATTTATAAGTGCGCACTGGGATGGCACAAAAGAAACCGAAAACAAAATTAAAGAGCTTACAAAAGCAACCATTAGATGCATTCCTATGAATAGCCAACTTGAAGAAGGAAAATGTGTTTTAACAGGCGCGTCATCACCGCGTAGAGTGCTGTTTGCTAAGGCATATTAAAATAATTTATAAAAAACTCAATTAGTGTTTGCACGATCTAAAAATAATTGTATTTTTGCATCCGCAATTCAAACAATTGTTCTAGGCCCGTTCGTCTATCGGCTAGGACGCATGGTTTTCATCCATGTAAGAGGGGTTCGATTCCCCTACGGGCTACAAACCAAGTACGAGGTTAAAAGTACATTTTAGTGAATTTTTAAGGCCCGTTCGTCTATCGGCTAGGACGCATGGTTTTCATCCATGTAAGAGGGGTTCGATTCCCCTACGGGCTACAATTTTATAATTATACAAAAAACAATAATGGCAAATCACAAGTCATCTTTAAAAAGGATCAGAAGCAACGAGACTAAGCGCCTTAGAAACCGTTACCAGCACAGAACGACTCGTAACGCAATTAAGAAATTGCGCGAAATGACTGAGAAAGAGCAAGCAGTTGCTTTATTCCCAGCGGTAGCTTCTATGCTTGATAAGTTAGCAAAACGTAATATTATTCACAGTAATAAAGCGGCTAACTTGAAATCAAAGCTTGCTAAGCACGTAGCTGCTCTTTAAGCTAGAAAAAGAATCTATAACGGGAACTTCTATACCTTTAATAGAAGTTTTTTTGTTGTTAATATATAGAGTTCGCTTTCGCGAAAGCGTAATCAAAGCAACACTACTTAAATAAACCCGCTTACTACTATAAAATAGTTTGCACCCATTTGACTAACCTCTGACGATAAACGTGAATGTTACTTGAATGTAAAACCATTGAAATATCTCAAAGATGGAAGATTTAGTAAAATTTGTACAAGACGAATTTGTTCAAAAAAATGATTTGCCAAAATTTGCAGCTGGTGACACAATTACTGTGTACTACGAAATTAAAGAAGGTGAAAAAAGTAGAACTCAGTTCTTTAGAGGAGTTGTTATCCAACTAAGAGGATCTGGGGCTACGCAAACTTTTACAATTCGTAAAATGTCTGGTACTGTAGGTGTAGAACGTGTATTTCCTATTAACTTACCTGCAATTCAAAAAATTGAAGTTAACAAAAGAGGTATTGTACGTCGCGCACGTATCTTCTATTTTAGAGAACTTACTGGTAAGAAAGCCCGTATCAAAGAAAGACGTTCGTAACAAATACAAACGTTTAAAATTTATAAAGCTTTATCAGATATCTGATAAAGCTTTTTTTATGAACAAAAGTTGATAAGTACAGTTTATAACTAGTTAATAATTAAATACATAGAAATACCAATGCGTTTAATTAATAAAACTTATCTTTAGGTGTATTTTAAAGCAGATTGTTTTAGAAACTTATAAATTTTAAGTTTAGTTTTTATTTAAAATTATTTGAAAGTTTTTTGTTTTGCTAACAAGACCCGCTGCACAAGCTAGGAAAAAGAAATTTTTTATTTCTTAAATCCAAATTATCTTAAGTAAAACAAACATCCTGAAATAGATTATAGCTACATTTTATGCTAATTTGCTATTTCAGAGAAATTGAACAGATGTAACTATTAATAAGTTACTTTAAAACTTCAAGGGTTTTCTGGCAAAACAATTTCTAAAAGCCATATCATCGTACGTCGTACTTGATATGGCTTTTGTTTTTACCCCACTCACACTATTTTATACTTTAATTAGTACTATTCATTGCTTTTAAGATTGCAACTAACCTACTCTAATAGCTATATTTGTTAGGCTTTTTACATAAGCTATTTCAAAATATTAACTCAATAAATTTTAGTTCATGGCTATAGATAAAACTACCATAAAATATACACTTACAGATGAAGCTCCCATGCTCGCTACGCATTCATTTTTACCTATAGTAAAAAGGTTTACAGAGACTTCAAATATTGATATGGAACTTGTTGATATCTCACTAGCTGGACGTATTATAGCAAATTTTCCAGATCACCTTAGAGAAGATCAAAAACAAGAAGATGCACTAGCTGCCTTAGGTGAGCTTGCAAAGAAACCAGAAGCAAATATTATAAAACTTCCTAATATTAGTGCATCAGTACCACAACTTATAGCAGCTATTAAAGAATTACAAAGTGATGGCTATAATATTCCAGACTTTCCAGAAGAGCCAAAAACTGATGAGGAAAAGCAAATAAAAAAACGCTATGCTAAAGTTCTTGGTAGCGCAGTAAATCCTGTTTTACGTGAAGGGAACTCAGATAGACGAGCTCCTAAGCCTGTAAAAGAATTTGCGAGAAAAAACCCGCACAAGATGGGAGCTTGGAGTAGCGATTCTAAAACTCATGTTGCTACAATGTCCCACGGTGATTTCAGAAATAATGAAAAATCTGTCACCATTACTAAAGCTGGTAGCTTAACTATAAAACACACTGATACAGAAAATAATAGCACTATCTTAAAGGAAAACATACCAGTTTTAGATAAGGAAATTATAGACGCTTCAGTACTTGAGAAAAAAGCATTGATTTCTTTTTTGAAAAATCAAATTGAGGATGCAAATGAAAAAGATGTCCTTTTCTCTCTACACATGAAAGCGACCATGATGAAAATCTCAGACCCTAAGATTTTTGGCCATGCTGTTCGTGCATTTTTTGCTCCAGTTTTTGAAAAATACGGAGCAACATTTGACAAACTTGGAGTGGATGTAAATAATGGTTTTGGAGATCTACTATCTAAGATAGAAGAATTACCTACTTCCGAAAAAGAAGAGATTAAAGCAGCTATCCAAACGACTTATGATAACAGACCTGATCTGGCAATGGTAGATTCTGATAAAGGAATCACAAACTTACACGTTCCTAGTGATGTGATTATTGATGCTTCTATGCCCGCAATGATTAGAGCTTCTGGTCAAATGTGGAATGCAGAGGGAAAACAACAAGACACTAAAGCTGTGATTCCAGACAGTAGTTATGCTGGGATTTTCCAAGAAACTATTGATTTCTGTAAGGAGCACGGTGCCTTTGATCCTACTACCATGGGAACTGTACCTAACGTTGGCCTTATGGCTCAAAAAGCAGAAGAGTATGGATCTCACGATAAAACTTTTGAGATTGCTTCTGCTGGAAAAGTAGAGGTTATTAATGAGGAGGGTACAGTTTTAACAACTCACGAGGTTCAAACTGGCGATATCTGGAGAATGTGCCAAGTTAAAGATGCACCTATTCAAGACTGGGTTAAGCTAGCTGTAAAAAGAGCAAGAGCTACTGGCTCACCTGCTATATTTTGGTTAGATAAAACTCGTGCTCATGATGCAGAACTTATCAAAAAAGTTAATCTTTATTTAAAGGATCATAATACAGATGGTTTAGTTATTCAAATCATGTCACCTGTGGAAGCAACTCGTTTTTCATTAGAAAGAATCAAAAAAGGACTTGAAACTATATCTGTAACAGGAAATGTTTTAAGAGATTATAATACAGACCTTTTCCCTATTTTGGAAGTTGGTACTAGTGCAAAAATGCTTTCAATTGTTCCATTAATGAATGGTGGTGGATTGTTTGAAACTGGCGCTGGTGGTTCTGCGCCAAAGCATATCCAGCAGTTTCTTGAAGAAGGCCACTTACGTTGGGATTCTTTAGGAGAATTTCTTGCTCTTGCGGTTTCCTTAGAGCACGTTGCGACTACACAAGATAATGAAAGAGCTCAAGTTCTAGCAGACACATTAGACGAAGCGACAATCAAATTTTTAGACAATAGCAGATCTCCATCACGTAAGGTTAACGAACTAGACAATAGAGGAAGCCACTTTTATTTAGCATTATATTGGGCTCAGGCTCTTGCTGCACAAAATAAAAATGAAGCACTTAAGAATGAATTTACTCCATTAGCAAAAAAGCTAGCAGATAATGAGCAATTAATTATTGATGAGCTTAACGCAGCGCAAGGATCTACACAAAATATCGAAGGATATTATAGCACCAGTCGTTCAAAAACATTTGACGCTATGAGACCTAGTGAAACATTAAATGCAATTATTGATCAAAAATAATTTATCCGCTTTCGCGAAAGCGTATAATTAAATATAACAAAGCCCTTTCCTAAATTTGAAAGGGCTTTTTTCGTGTATAATCTCTGTTAAGTCTGTAGCTTTACTTTAAATTCTTATAATGAAAAAAAATTGGTTACTCCTACTTTTTTGTGGATGCTTTTTGATTAGTCAAGCACAACAAAAATATACGCTTAGTGGTACCATCACAGACGCGGCAAGTAATGAAACTCTTATAGGTGTCTCGCTTCTTTTTCCTGAAATATCTGATGGAGTTGTTACAAATTCTTATGGTTTTTACTCAATTACTCTTCCTCAAGGCACCTATACTGTAGAAGTAAGATACTTGGGGTATAGCACTGTCTCTAAAACATTTACATTAAACCAAGATATTCGTGAAAATTTTGAACTTCTAGAAGTATTAGAATCACTAGATGAGGTGATCATAGAAGAAAAAGTAGAGCGTGTCCGTATACGAAAACCTCAAATGAGTGTAAATGCACTTACGGCAGAAACTATAAAAGATATTCCCGTAGTACTTGGGGAGGCAGATGTTATTAAAGCCATATTACTATTACCCGGTGTTACTAGTGCCGGTGAGGGTGCGTCTGGCTTTAACGTGAGAGGGGGTGCAGCAGATCAAAATTTGATTTTACTTGATGAAGCTACTATTTTTAATTCTTCTCATTTATTTGGGTTCTTTTCTGTTTTTAATCCTGATGCTATTAAAGATTTAAAATTGTATAAAGGAGGTATTCCTGCTAGATATGGGGGTCGTGTATCTTCTGTTCTCGACATTTATCAAAAAGAAGGTAATAGCAAAAAATTTAAAGTAAACGGCGGCATAGGAGCTGTCTCTAGTAGATTATTAGTAGAGGGGCCTATAGTAAAAGATAAAGCTGCATTTTTGTTAGGAGGGCGAGCATCCTATGCCCATTTGTTTTTACCATTATTTAATATTGATAATAGTGCATATTTCTACGATTTAAATACAAAGATTAATTACAATATTAATGATAATAACAGTCTATATCTTTCTGGATATTTTGGCCGTGATCTCTTTAGTGTGCAAGAAAGCTTCAAAAATGTTTATGGAAATGCAGTGGGGAATTTACGATGGAATCATATATTTTCTGACAAATTATTTTCAAATGCCTCACTTATCTATAGTGATTATTATTATGGGTTAGATCTTGATTTTGTAGGTTTTGAATGGAATTCTGGTATATCAAATATCAATGTCAAATATGACTTGACTCATTATCTAAATGACAAGTTAAAAATATACTCAGGGATTAATAATTTATACTACACATTTAATCCTGGTCGTATCAAACCAAATGGTCCAGATTCTGGGATTGTAGAAGAACAGCTTACCAAGAAATATGCAAATGAGTTTGCTGCATATGTGGACATTGAGCAAAAATTAAGTAAAAATTTTACCATAGAATACGGTTTAAGATATAGCAATTTCATTAGACTAGGTCAAGATGAGATTAATGAATATCGTGACAATCTAGCAGTTACTTTTGACCCCACTCTTCTTATTTACCAAAGTGCAGACCCTATTGATGTAAATAGAAATGGGAAAAGAAGTGATAACCTAGCCACATTTAATTATTTTGAACCAAGAGTTGCTGGCTCTTATGCTTTCAATGATGACTCGTCTATTAAGGGTAGCTATACAAGACTTGTGCAGTATCTCCATCTATTATCAAACACAAGTTCTCCCACTCCATTAGATATTTGGACACCTAGTGGACCTTTTGTGAAACCACAACAATTAGATCAATATGCTTTAGGGTATTTTAAAAACTTTAGCTTTCGCGAAAGCGAATACACTATAGAAAGCGAGGTGTTTTTTAAAGATATAAAAGGACGCATTGACTATATTGATGGAGCTCAGCTTATTGCTAACAATGCTATAGAACAAGTAATCTTACAGGGTGAAGGCAGGGCTTATGGACTAGAGTTTTTATTACGTAAAAATGAAGGAAAGCTAAAAGGATTTTTAGCCTACACCCTCTCAAAGTCAGAACAACGTACACCGGGAAGAAATGAGAACGAGTTAGGCATTAACCGTGGAAAATGGTATAACACGCCTTATGACAAAACTCACGACATTTCTATTAATGCAAGTTACGAAATAAGTAAAAAATGGAAATTAGGAAGTAATTTTCTTTTTCAAACGGGACAACCCACTAATTTCCCAATAGGTCAATTTGAATTTCAAGGCATTATAACACCAATTTACGGCCCTCGTAATAAGCAGCGCTTGCCTTCATACCATCGATTAGACCTAAGCGCAACATTAACTCCCCAAAAAAACAAAAATAGAAAATGGCAATCTGAGTGGGTTTTTAGTATGTATAATATATATAATCGTCGCAATGCGGCATCTATTAACTTTAGACAAAATGAGAATACCGGAGCAAATGAAGCAGTGCGCACTTCTATTTTTGGTATCATTCCATCTGTTACTTATAACTTTAAATTCTAAGATGATGAAAAAAAGTATTCTTTTACTAACATGCTTAGTCACTTTTAGTAGTTGTGAAGATGTTATTGATGTAGAGCTCAAAAATGAAACTCCTAGATTGATTGTAGATGCACTCATACGTGTAGACACTGCTCAAGATTTTACAGATGCAAACATTAAGGTTTCTCTATCATCATCTTTTTTTGGGGAGATAGAACCTGCAATAATAGATACCATAGAATTACGAGAAATTACAAATGGTGACATTATTACTTATGAACCTGTACCAGACGAACCAGGGTCATACCGCCCTTCTAATACTTCTGGATCTCTTGTATCTGATAATAAAATTAGCACCTCATTCTTATCAAATTCTAATGTTGAATTTACGCTCAATGTTATATACAATGGCAAAACCTACCTTGCGACAACACGTTTTGTAAACTCAGTCCCCTTAGATGAAGTAGTACAAGGAGACGGGCAACTATTTGATGAAGATGGTATTGAAGTTCAAGTTTCTTTTACAGACATAGCTGATCAGGAGGATTACTACATCTTTGACTTTGATTTTAATGAATATCTTCCGACCGAAGATCGATTTTATCAAGGACAACAATTTAAATTTTCTTATTTCTATGACCAACAACTCACCAGTGGAGATGTAATTGATATTAAAATTTTAGGAGCAGACCTCCAATTTTATAACTACATAAGTGGTATTTTAGAACAAAGTGAACAGGGTCAAAATGGACCATTTCAAACCCCAACGGCTACTGTACGAGGCAATTTTATTAGCATAACAGATATTGATAATGGAGATATCAACAATAACACAAGTCTACCTGATGAGTTTATACTAGGTTACTTTAGCATATCACAAGAGTTTAGCACCTCACTATTAATTAATTAGGTTCAATACGTATTTTAAGATTTACGCTTTTGCGAAAGCAAAGAAATGCAAATATTTTTTTGCTTATTTCTTTGATTTAGTCTACTTTAGCACCCTCCCTACAATTTTTGTTAAAATATGTTAACGCATGCCTAAAAGAAAGGTTTTTACCTGACTTATTAAGCAAGCAACTATTTTAATGTTTCAATATTTAATTAAATATCATTAATCATTAAATCCCAAATCACAAAACAATGAAACATTATTTACTTTTATTATTATTTCTTATTACTTTTCAAGGATTTTCTCAAACTATTGATTTGAGTGCTTACAATGAATTTCTTGATGATTACGTTTCTAAAGAGGGTGTTGTTGACTACGATGAGCTTTTAGAAAATATGAATGTCATCCAAGAGCTAGCAAAGAATTTTTCAAAGATTTCTCCTAATGCAGGCTGGAGTGCTAACGAACAAAAGGCTTTCTGGATTAATTTCTACAACGTAAATATCATAAAATTACTAGTTGAAAATTATCCTATTAAGAGTATTAATTACATTAGAGAGCCTTTTAAGAATGAAACATTAGACTTTACTGGTGGAAAAATTTCTTTAGATTTTGTTGAGCACAGTATTTTAAGAGAATTTGATGACCCTAGAATACACTTTGCATTGTACTCTACAGCAACCTCATCCCCTTTACTAATGAGAACTGCATATGATTCTAATAGGTTAGATTATGAGTTAGACATGGCTACTAAGCAGTTTATCAATGACGAAACAAAAAATGACGTAAATCTTAGAGGAAGTAAATTATCTAGAATTTTTGACTGGTATAAAGATGATTTTGACCTTGTTCCCTTTATAAATAAATTTTCGAATAAAGGTAAAATATCAATAGAAACTCCTATAAGTTTTATGGATTACGATTGGAATTTACACCGTGAGTAAATACATAAATTATTTTTTACAAAAATGCTGTCTTAATCTAAGGCAGCATTTTTCTTTTATAAGAATGTATTTAAAATTAGCTACATTTCCTCAAATATTTTCAACATTGTAATTAGCTAATTTTTTATGACGATTTCTTACATTAGCATTTATGAGAAGTCTCTTTATATTATTTTTTATTTTGGTGAGTGGCATTGTTTTTTGCCAAGAAATACCAAAAAATTATTTTGTCAATCCTTTGGATGGTGCAATGATAATTGCGGGGACCTTTGGCGAGCTACGTAGTAATCATTTTCATAGTGGTCTTGACCTCAAAACAGAGCGAAGAGAAGGACTACCTGTTTATGCAAGTGCCTCAGGAATAGTAACAAGAATTAAAATTTCGCATTACGGGTATGGGAAGGCTATTTATATATTGCACCCCAATGGATATACGACGGTGTATGCCCACCTCAAAAATTTCTGCCCAGAAATTGAAGATTATGTTAAAGCCGCTCAATATAAAAAAGAAAGTTTTGAAATAGAGCTTTTCCCTACACAAGGAGAATTAAGGGTTTCAAAAGGAGAAATCATAGCCTATAGTGGAAATACAGGGGGTAGTGCTGGCCCGCATTTGCATTTTGAAATACGTGACAAAAATGCTAGACCAATGAACCCATTACTATTTGGCCTAGTAGCTAAAGACACTAGAAAACCAATCATTCAAGAATTAATTGCATACCCAATAGGAAATCAGAGCGCCATAAATAAAGATGGAAATCCTACATCATTACGGCTTACACAAAAAAAGGACGGTAATTACCAAGCAGAAAGCGTAAATGCAACAGGGACTTTAGGATTTGCTGTGGGAACTATTGACCAATTAGATTTGGCTAACAATAAAAATGGAATTTACTCTATAACGACTACTGTAAATGGTGAGACTAATTTTGAAATTAAAATGAATAAATTTTCTTTTGCAGAAACAAGATATCTCAATCGCATGATTGACTATGGGTTATATAAAGATAAAAGAAAAAGAGTGCAAAAATTATTTATAGAAAAGAACAACCCTTTAAGCATTTACACAAAAGAGAAAGATAATGGATTATTAAATGTATCAAATGGCCTTTCATATCAATACCATATAAGCTTAAAAGATTTTGAAGGTAATGAAACAAAAATCACCATTCCAATAACAGGAACAAATGATAGCATTCTTAGCCCAAGGAAAATAAAAGAAACTGAGGACTATGTATATAGTGATCAAGGATACAGCTTTAATGAAGGTAAGTTTGAAGTATATATTCCCAAAGGAGCATTATATGATGACACTTTTATAAATCTAACCGTATCTGGAGATAAATTATTTTTACATGAAGATGTTGTGCCCGTGCATAAAAATATTATTGTTTCTTATGACCTTTCTGATTATAAAGAGGATGATAGAGAAAAATTATACTTAGGAAGACACAATTGGAAAGATGACATTTATTATGTAAGATCTCGTATTGTAGGTGATAAGTTACAAATTGGCACCAGAACCTTTGGTACATATAGTCTCGCAAAAGATACAGCTCCGCCAAAAATAGAGCCTAAGAACTTCAAAAAAGGAAAATGGATGTCAAAATACAGGTATCTAACTTTAAAAATTTCAGATCAAGATAGCGGTATCAAAGGATATAGAGCTACAGTAAATGGGAAGTTTATATTATTAGAATACGATCCTAAAACAAATATTCTAACACATGATTTTAATGATGGCATTATTAAAGACGTTAAAAATGATTTTAAACTTGTAGTGACAGATAATGTAGGAAATAGCGCTATTTTTGAAACTACATTTTTTAGAAAAGACATTCGTTGAAAAATCGCTATTTAATTATTTTCTTTATAATCTGTTCATTTTCTGAGCTGCTTGGGCAGACAGCAACCATTCGTGGAATTGTATTAGATGAGAGCACTAAAATTCTTTCCTCTGTCTCGATCAGATACGAAGAAAATGGCACTACCACTAATAGTAATGGTTTTTATACTCTTGACATTCCATCAAATACTAATGTAACGGTAGAATTTTCTTTTTTAGGGTTTAAAAAACTCACACAAACATTTAAGCTAGAGGCTAATGCAGAAGTAGAATTTAATCCTATTCTTAAGAGGGACATTGAGCAATTAAGTGCGATAATTCTGACAAATACACCTCAAGAACGCGTTCAAGGAATTATTACACTTTCCCCTAGTGCCATACGCAAAATACCTGGCGCAAATGCAGGAGTAGAAAATCTTCTTAAGTCTCTTCCGGGAGTGAGTAATAATAATGAACTCAGTACACAGTATTCGGTAAGAGGAGGAAATTTTGACGAGAATCTAGTATATGTCAATGATATTGAAGTTTATAGGCCATTTTTAGTAAGATCTGGACAACAAGAAGGATTAAGCTTTGTCAATAGTGATCTAATCCAAGACGTAGCATTTAGTGCAGGAGGTTTTCAAGCAAAATATGGCGACAAGTTATCGTCAGTACTCGATATCACCTACAGAAGACCTGTAAATTTTGGAGCAACTATTGACGCAAGCCTTCTAGGGGGCAGTATATCTGCAGAGGGAATCTCTAAAAATGGTCGCTTTACAGCCATATCTGGTGTACGCTATCGTGATAATAGTTTACTTGTAAATGCAAAACAAACAAAGACAAACTTCAAGCCTCGCTTCTTCGATGTGCAATCGCTGCTTACTTATAAGTTTTCAAACAAATTTCAATTAGATTTTTTGGGCAATATTGCTGT from Dokdonia sp. Hel_I_53 carries:
- a CDS encoding M23 family metallopeptidase, whose amino-acid sequence is MRSLFILFFILVSGIVFCQEIPKNYFVNPLDGAMIIAGTFGELRSNHFHSGLDLKTERREGLPVYASASGIVTRIKISHYGYGKAIYILHPNGYTTVYAHLKNFCPEIEDYVKAAQYKKESFEIELFPTQGELRVSKGEIIAYSGNTGGSAGPHLHFEIRDKNARPMNPLLFGLVAKDTRKPIIQELIAYPIGNQSAINKDGNPTSLRLTQKKDGNYQAESVNATGTLGFAVGTIDQLDLANNKNGIYSITTTVNGETNFEIKMNKFSFAETRYLNRMIDYGLYKDKRKRVQKLFIEKNNPLSIYTKEKDNGLLNVSNGLSYQYHISLKDFEGNETKITIPITGTNDSILSPRKIKETEDYVYSDQGYSFNEGKFEVYIPKGALYDDTFINLTVSGDKLFLHEDVVPVHKNIIVSYDLSDYKEDDREKLYLGRHNWKDDIYYVRSRIVGDKLQIGTRTFGTYSLAKDTAPPKIEPKNFKKGKWMSKYRYLTLKISDQDSGIKGYRATVNGKFILLEYDPKTNILTHDFNDGIIKDVKNDFKLVVTDNVGNSAIFETTFFRKDIR